One region of Tumebacillus amylolyticus genomic DNA includes:
- the atpG gene encoding ATP synthase F1 subunit gamma produces MAVNARDIRRRIKSVKNTQQITKAMKMVAAAKLRRAQERVEQARPYAVKLEEVIGSIASASGSTNHPMLVKRPVKKTGYVIISSDRGLAGGYNSQIIRALVNEVRGKDKSTYAIFAIGRKARDFFKRRNYPLVGEVTGLSDSPTYSDVKDLSSQVVKLFQEGVYDEVFLLYNEFISPLTQVPKSRKLLPLEDLGANQKKPEPGVVTAKYDYEPSAEAVLDNLLPKFAETLIFSALLEGKASEFGAKMTAMGAATDNAGEMINRYTLELNRARQSAITTQITEIVGGASALEQ; encoded by the coding sequence ATGGCAGTGAATGCTCGCGACATTCGTCGACGCATCAAGTCCGTGAAGAACACCCAGCAAATCACCAAAGCGATGAAAATGGTAGCGGCGGCGAAACTGCGTCGTGCGCAAGAACGCGTTGAACAAGCGCGTCCGTACGCCGTAAAATTGGAAGAAGTCATCGGTTCGATCGCATCGGCTTCCGGTTCTACGAACCATCCGATGCTCGTCAAACGTCCGGTCAAGAAGACCGGCTACGTGATCATCTCCTCTGACCGTGGTCTTGCGGGCGGTTACAACTCGCAGATCATCCGTGCGCTCGTCAACGAAGTGCGCGGCAAGGACAAGAGCACGTATGCCATCTTTGCGATCGGGCGCAAGGCGCGCGACTTCTTTAAGCGCCGCAATTACCCGCTTGTGGGTGAAGTGACTGGGTTGTCCGACTCGCCGACTTACTCCGACGTCAAAGATTTGTCGTCTCAAGTCGTCAAGTTGTTCCAAGAGGGTGTGTATGACGAAGTCTTCCTCCTCTACAACGAATTCATTTCCCCGTTGACTCAAGTCCCGAAATCCCGCAAACTTCTCCCGCTCGAAGACCTCGGCGCGAACCAGAAGAAACCGGAACCGGGCGTGGTCACGGCTAAGTATGACTACGAACCGTCTGCAGAGGCGGTCCTCGATAACCTGCTCCCGAAGTTCGCAGAGACGCTGATCTTCTCCGCGCTGCTTGAAGGCAAGGCTTCCGAATTCGGTGCGAAAATGACCGCAATGGGCGCTGCAACCGACAACGCAGGTGAAATGATCAACCGTTACACACTCGAACTCAACCGCGCTCGACAATCGGCGATCACCACGCAGATCACCGAAATCGTCGGCGGGGCCAGCGCTCTGGAGCAGTAA
- the atpD gene encoding F0F1 ATP synthase subunit beta, with product MNKGQVVQVLGPVVDVQFPEGQLPQLNNALTITYKAQSEGEADINLTVEVALHLGDNQARTIAMSSTDGLVRGMEVVDSGAPISAVVGPGTLGRIFNVLGETIDEAGPVIGETSRMPIHADAPEFADLATKVEIFETGIKVIDLLAPYIKGGKIGLFGGAGVGKTVTIQELIHNIAKQHGGYSVFAGVGERTREGNDLYYEMKDSGVIEKTAMVFGQMNEPPGARARVALTGLTIAEYFRDVEERDVLLFVDNIFRFTQAGSEVSALLGRMPSAVGYQPTLATEMGQLQERITSTKKGSITSIQAIYVPADDYTDPAPATAFAHLDATTNLDRKIAEMALFPAVDPLASTSRALSPDVVGEEHYRVARGVQGVLQRYKELQDIIAILGMDELSDDDKQIVARARKIQRFLSQPFFVGEVFTGRPGRYVKIADTVRGFKEILEGKHDDIPEVAFYMCGGIEDVLENAKAQA from the coding sequence ATGAACAAAGGACAAGTAGTCCAGGTACTCGGTCCGGTCGTCGACGTTCAGTTCCCGGAAGGCCAACTTCCGCAGCTGAACAACGCGCTGACCATTACCTATAAAGCTCAATCCGAAGGCGAAGCGGATATCAACCTCACCGTTGAAGTCGCTCTCCACCTCGGTGATAACCAAGCTCGTACCATCGCGATGTCTTCCACCGACGGCCTCGTCCGCGGTATGGAAGTTGTCGACTCCGGCGCTCCGATTTCCGCAGTCGTAGGTCCGGGTACCCTCGGCCGTATCTTCAACGTTCTCGGGGAAACCATCGACGAAGCGGGCCCGGTAATCGGCGAAACCAGCCGTATGCCGATCCACGCTGATGCTCCGGAATTCGCAGACCTCGCAACCAAAGTCGAGATCTTCGAAACCGGGATCAAAGTTATCGACTTGCTCGCTCCGTACATCAAGGGCGGTAAGATCGGTCTCTTCGGCGGTGCAGGCGTAGGCAAAACCGTTACCATCCAGGAACTCATCCACAACATCGCGAAGCAACACGGCGGTTACTCCGTCTTCGCAGGTGTTGGTGAGCGTACCCGTGAAGGTAACGACTTGTACTACGAAATGAAAGACTCGGGCGTTATCGAGAAGACCGCAATGGTCTTCGGCCAAATGAACGAGCCGCCGGGCGCACGTGCACGCGTTGCACTGACCGGTTTGACGATCGCGGAATACTTCCGTGACGTGGAAGAGCGCGACGTTCTGCTCTTCGTTGACAACATCTTCCGCTTCACCCAAGCAGGTTCCGAGGTTTCCGCACTGCTCGGCCGTATGCCGTCCGCAGTAGGTTACCAACCGACCCTCGCAACGGAAATGGGTCAGCTGCAAGAACGCATCACCTCGACCAAAAAAGGTTCCATCACCTCGATCCAAGCGATCTACGTTCCGGCCGACGACTACACCGACCCGGCTCCGGCAACGGCGTTCGCTCACTTGGACGCAACCACCAACTTGGACCGTAAAATCGCTGAGATGGCACTGTTCCCGGCGGTTGACCCGCTCGCGTCTACTTCCCGCGCACTGTCTCCGGACGTTGTCGGCGAAGAACACTACCGCGTAGCTCGTGGCGTTCAGGGCGTCCTGCAACGTTACAAAGAACTCCAAGACATCATCGCGATCCTTGGTATGGACGAACTCTCTGACGACGACAAGCAGATCGTAGCGCGCGCTCGTAAGATCCAGCGCTTCCTGTCCCAACCGTTCTTCGTCGGCGAAGTCTTCACCGGCCGTCCGGGCCGTTACGTCAAGATCGCGGACACCGTTCGCGGCTTCAAGGAAATCCTTGAAGGCAAACACGACGACATCCCGGAAGTTGCATTCTACATGTGCGGTGGCATTGAAGACGTCCTCGAAAACGCGAAAGCTCAAGCCTAA
- a CDS encoding F0F1 ATP synthase subunit epsilon — protein sequence MRKMPIEIVTPERKVYENAVDLIIARGGDGDLGILAGHTQVVTTLKVSQLRLKNDGQEIVIAVSGGFLEVKPEGVSVLAEAAELPEEIDVARATRSKERAEKRLNDKSDSTDHRRAELALARAINRISLATTKR from the coding sequence ATGAGAAAAATGCCGATCGAAATCGTCACGCCCGAACGCAAAGTCTACGAGAACGCTGTAGACTTGATCATCGCCCGCGGTGGCGACGGCGATCTCGGGATCTTGGCCGGTCATACCCAAGTCGTCACGACGCTGAAGGTTTCCCAACTTCGCCTCAAAAACGACGGGCAAGAGATTGTCATCGCAGTTTCCGGCGGCTTCCTCGAAGTCAAACCGGAAGGCGTGTCGGTCCTTGCTGAAGCGGCTGAGCTTCCGGAAGAGATTGACGTTGCACGCGCCACCCGTTCTAAGGAACGTGCGGAGAAGCGTCTGAACGATAAAAGTGATTCCACGGACCACCGCCGCGCAGAATTGGCGCTGGCTCGCGCAATCAACCGGATTTCCTTGGCAACGACCAAACGCTAA
- a CDS encoding NADH-quinone oxidoreductase subunit A: MVSYWNSYLFIFLFLVLGLVLPIGAIMVVGPLLRPKNPTPEKLTTYESGVEPFGEAHVRYNVRYYLFALMFVAFDVEVMFLYPWAVTFDSLGLFGLVEMLVFLGLLAIGLIYAWKKKVLEWK; this comes from the coding sequence ATGGTCTCGTATTGGAACAGTTATCTATTTATTTTCCTGTTCCTGGTGTTAGGCTTGGTGCTCCCGATTGGTGCCATTATGGTTGTCGGTCCGCTCCTGCGACCGAAGAACCCGACTCCGGAGAAGTTGACCACGTATGAATCCGGGGTGGAGCCGTTCGGTGAAGCGCACGTTCGGTACAACGTTCGCTACTACCTGTTTGCACTCATGTTCGTAGCGTTCGATGTGGAAGTCATGTTCCTCTATCCGTGGGCTGTCACATTCGACTCCCTCGGTCTGTTCGGTCTGGTGGAGATGCTCGTCTTCCTCGGACTTTTGGCAATCGGCCTCATCTATGCCTGGAAGAAGAAGGTGTTGGAATGGAAGTAA
- a CDS encoding NuoB/complex I 20 kDa subunit family protein, with protein MEVNNNATQQPAYMEFEGFTQEESQELSKAGVLIGTLEQIKGWARSNSLWPLTFATACCGIEMMGTGAAHYDLDRFGIIFRASPRHADCIIIAGTITKKMAPILKRLYDQMPEPKWVVAMGSCATAGGPYVRAYSVVKGADQVIPVDVYIPGCPPSPPALIYGLNKLQEKIRMEAKGKKVR; from the coding sequence ATGGAAGTAAACAACAACGCAACCCAACAACCGGCGTACATGGAGTTCGAAGGCTTCACACAAGAGGAGTCGCAAGAACTTTCCAAAGCCGGCGTCCTGATTGGCACGCTTGAACAAATCAAAGGTTGGGCTCGCTCCAACTCGCTGTGGCCGCTGACGTTTGCAACGGCTTGCTGCGGCATCGAAATGATGGGAACGGGCGCGGCTCACTATGACCTCGACCGTTTCGGGATCATCTTCCGTGCGTCTCCGCGCCATGCGGACTGCATCATCATCGCCGGCACGATCACGAAGAAAATGGCGCCGATCTTGAAGCGTCTCTATGATCAGATGCCGGAACCGAAGTGGGTCGTCGCGATGGGCTCCTGCGCAACGGCAGGCGGTCCGTACGTTCGTGCGTACTCCGTCGTCAAAGGGGCTGACCAAGTCATCCCGGTCGATGTCTACATCCCGGGTTGCCCGCCGTCTCCGCCGGCGCTGATCTACGGCCTCAACAAGCTGCAAGAGAAGATCCGTATGGAAGCGAAAGGGAAGAAGGTGCGATAG
- a CDS encoding NADH-quinone oxidoreductase subunit C gives MSEETKAPETKAPEAEAAPEPVDPRVEKATEKLEFLRGKLLGKFGEDVLEAAELKQFQPTFTIKNANWVEVVEHFKTDSTLAFVYPQLMAGTDYKDYIEVYILLHSFTLDTDISLKTRTPRDNASVPSITHLFAGFNWEEREIYDLLGVDFPGHPDMRRIMLEDDWIGHPLRKDYVVEN, from the coding sequence ATGAGCGAAGAAACCAAAGCGCCTGAAACGAAAGCCCCGGAGGCCGAAGCGGCTCCGGAGCCGGTTGATCCGCGCGTCGAGAAAGCGACGGAGAAGTTGGAATTTCTCCGTGGCAAGCTGCTTGGCAAGTTTGGCGAAGATGTTCTGGAAGCGGCGGAACTCAAGCAGTTCCAACCGACCTTCACGATCAAGAACGCCAATTGGGTCGAAGTCGTGGAGCATTTCAAAACCGATTCGACGCTCGCGTTTGTCTATCCGCAACTGATGGCGGGGACCGACTACAAGGACTACATCGAGGTCTACATCCTCTTGCACTCCTTCACGTTGGACACCGACATCTCGCTGAAGACCCGCACGCCGCGCGACAACGCAAGCGTTCCGTCGATCACGCACTTGTTTGCGGGCTTCAATTGGGAAGAACGCGAAATTTACGACCTGCTGGGTGTCGATTTCCCGGGGCATCCGGACATGCGTCGCATCATGCTGGAGGACGACTGGATCGGTCATCCGCTGCGCAAAGACTACGTCGTCGAGAACTAG
- a CDS encoding NADH-quinone oxidoreductase subunit D, which yields MGEIRTEEMLMNIGPQHPSTHGVLRVVVKVDGEIITEADPVVGYLHRGTEKLAEDLQYTQIIPYTDRMDYLSSMVNNHAIVNAVEKAMDLEIPERAEYMRIIVVELNRLVSHLVFLGTYLLDLGAMTPFLYAFADREQVVDFFNRLCGARLTYNYMRVGGVKWDAPEGWLDDVRKFVPYMRSQMDMFHELVTGNEIFLQRVKGIGKFDADTALNYAMSGINLRATGFNWDLRKNKPYSIYDRFDFNVIVGENGDCFDRYMCHMNEILESLKIVEQALEQIPEGPVMGKVPKILRVPAGEYYSAVEGTRGELGVYIVSEGKDKPYRLKFRRPSFVNLQLLPEMLKGQSMANLIAILGAVDIVLGEVDA from the coding sequence ATGGGAGAAATACGTACTGAAGAAATGTTAATGAACATCGGCCCTCAACACCCTAGTACCCACGGGGTGTTGCGCGTCGTCGTCAAGGTGGACGGGGAGATCATCACCGAAGCCGATCCGGTTGTCGGCTACCTCCACCGCGGCACCGAAAAACTCGCGGAAGACCTGCAGTACACGCAGATCATTCCGTACACCGACCGCATGGACTATCTGTCCTCGATGGTCAACAACCACGCGATCGTCAATGCCGTGGAGAAGGCGATGGATCTGGAAATTCCGGAACGCGCCGAGTACATGCGCATCATCGTCGTAGAATTGAACCGTCTCGTCTCGCACTTGGTCTTCCTTGGTACATACCTGCTGGACTTGGGTGCGATGACCCCGTTCCTGTACGCGTTTGCCGATCGGGAACAAGTTGTCGACTTTTTTAACCGCCTCTGCGGAGCACGCCTGACCTACAACTACATGCGGGTCGGCGGCGTCAAATGGGACGCACCGGAGGGTTGGCTTGACGATGTTCGCAAATTCGTGCCGTACATGCGCTCGCAGATGGACATGTTCCATGAGCTGGTCACCGGCAACGAGATCTTCTTGCAACGCGTCAAGGGCATCGGCAAGTTCGACGCAGATACGGCGCTGAACTACGCGATGTCCGGCATCAACTTGCGCGCAACCGGCTTCAACTGGGACCTGCGCAAGAACAAACCGTATTCGATCTACGACCGTTTTGACTTCAACGTCATCGTCGGCGAGAACGGGGACTGCTTCGACCGTTACATGTGCCACATGAACGAGATCCTCGAGTCCTTGAAGATCGTTGAGCAAGCGTTGGAGCAGATTCCGGAAGGTCCGGTCATGGGCAAAGTGCCGAAGATTCTCCGCGTCCCGGCGGGCGAGTACTACTCCGCCGTCGAGGGCACCCGCGGTGAACTCGGTGTCTACATCGTCTCGGAAGGTAAGGACAAACCGTATCGCTTGAAGTTCCGCCGTCCGTCCTTCGTCAACCTCCAGCTCTTGCCGGAGATGTTGAAAGGCCAGTCGATGGCGAACCTGATCGCAATCCTCGGAGCGGTCGATATCGTGCTTGGGGAGGTTGACGCATAA
- the nuoH gene encoding NADH-quinone oxidoreductase subunit NuoH, whose protein sequence is MADFFSWVDKPLDTHAVLNMIIGAVVVLAFILGVVTYSIYFQRKLIGWMQWRIGPNRVGPLGLLQTIADVLKLLIKEDVVPEKADRPIFLIAPMLAFFPSFMVLAVIPFSANHVFTAYSNVGVLYYIALSAMTIIGVVLGGWASNNKYSLIGGMRSAAQMISYEVPLAMSVLGVVLMAGSMNLVKIVEAQIAFPYVWYIVPQFLGFCVFIISATAELSRTPFDLPEAESELVSGYNTEYSGFRFAFFYLAEYVYLFAMSGLGATLYFGGWSGPFLSGWIWFALKVTCFIFFFFWLQATMPRIRTDQLLTFAWKVLIPLSIVNLVLTAVLKYLLH, encoded by the coding sequence ATGGCGGATTTCTTCTCTTGGGTGGATAAACCGCTCGATACCCATGCCGTCCTGAACATGATCATCGGCGCAGTTGTCGTCCTCGCGTTTATCCTCGGGGTCGTCACCTACTCGATCTACTTCCAGCGCAAACTAATCGGCTGGATGCAATGGCGGATCGGTCCGAACCGCGTAGGTCCGCTCGGTCTCTTGCAGACCATCGCCGACGTTTTGAAGCTGTTGATCAAGGAAGACGTTGTCCCGGAAAAAGCGGACCGCCCGATCTTCTTGATCGCGCCGATGCTGGCGTTTTTCCCGTCGTTCATGGTTCTGGCCGTGATTCCGTTCTCGGCGAATCACGTTTTTACCGCGTATTCGAACGTCGGGGTCTTGTATTACATCGCGCTCTCGGCGATGACGATCATCGGGGTCGTACTCGGTGGTTGGGCGTCGAACAACAAGTACTCCCTCATCGGGGGGATGCGTTCGGCGGCGCAGATGATCTCGTACGAAGTGCCGCTGGCGATGTCCGTTCTAGGCGTCGTGCTGATGGCAGGTTCCATGAACCTCGTCAAGATCGTCGAAGCGCAAATAGCGTTCCCGTACGTGTGGTACATCGTGCCGCAGTTCCTCGGGTTCTGCGTGTTCATCATCTCGGCGACCGCAGAATTGAGCCGTACACCGTTCGACTTGCCGGAAGCAGAGTCGGAATTGGTTTCCGGCTACAATACTGAATACTCTGGTTTCCGTTTCGCCTTCTTCTACCTGGCGGAGTACGTCTACCTGTTCGCGATGTCCGGCCTCGGAGCAACGCTGTACTTCGGCGGCTGGTCCGGTCCGTTCCTGTCCGGCTGGATCTGGTTTGCGCTCAAAGTAACTTGCTTTATCTTCTTCTTCTTCTGGCTGCAGGCGACCATGCCGCGGATTCGTACCGACCAACTGCTCACTTTCGCTTGGAAAGTGCTGATTCCGCTCTCCATCGTGAACTTGGTCTTGACCGCAGTCCTGAAGTACCTTCTCCACTAA
- a CDS encoding NuoI/complex I 23 kDa subunit family protein: MFGFLKGLKITFAQLAHKKVTLQYPDVMPDWGERYRGVHKFYAEKCIVCNQCARICPTSCISLSGSKREDKKLHIDTYDINFEICILCDLCTEVCPTEAIQMTDRFELATYSRVDLYKNIYWLDENARRADGVIEQEGNQKAGGEK; encoded by the coding sequence ATGTTTGGGTTCCTCAAAGGGTTGAAAATCACGTTTGCTCAACTGGCACACAAGAAAGTCACCCTCCAATACCCGGACGTAATGCCGGACTGGGGCGAACGCTACCGGGGCGTTCACAAGTTCTACGCAGAGAAGTGCATCGTTTGTAACCAATGTGCACGGATCTGCCCGACGTCCTGCATCTCGCTTTCCGGCAGTAAGCGCGAGGACAAGAAGTTGCACATCGATACGTACGATATCAACTTCGAGATTTGCATCCTCTGCGACCTCTGCACGGAAGTTTGCCCGACCGAAGCGATCCAAATGACCGACCGCTTCGAACTGGCTACGTACAGCCGCGTCGACCTGTACAAGAACATCTACTGGCTTGATGAGAACGCTCGTCGAGCTGACGGCGTGATCGAGCAGGAAGGCAACCAGAAAGCCGGGGGTGAGAAGTAA
- a CDS encoding NADH-quinone oxidoreductase subunit J gives MFSGLVITGQTVAFFLIALFLIACGVMLLSMKKVIYMAISIGGVFIGAAAIYILLEADFLAFAQVLVYAGAITIMLLFAIMLTKHEEMERPAVLTAHPVWATIGTAGLGLIVLWVVKFSNIKWPQATPDSPFQGQDNVKLIGEALFSQYVIPFELVSVVLIVALVGAITLANKEEKK, from the coding sequence ATGTTTTCCGGACTTGTCATCACGGGCCAAACGGTCGCATTCTTCCTCATCGCACTCTTTCTGATCGCATGCGGCGTCATGTTGCTCTCGATGAAGAAAGTCATCTACATGGCCATCTCCATCGGCGGCGTGTTCATCGGGGCGGCTGCCATCTATATTTTGCTGGAAGCGGACTTCCTCGCGTTTGCACAAGTTCTCGTCTACGCAGGCGCGATTACGATCATGCTTCTGTTCGCCATCATGCTCACAAAGCATGAGGAGATGGAGCGTCCGGCTGTGCTGACCGCGCATCCGGTCTGGGCCACGATCGGCACCGCCGGTCTTGGCTTGATCGTCCTCTGGGTCGTCAAGTTCTCCAACATCAAGTGGCCGCAAGCGACGCCCGACTCTCCGTTCCAAGGGCAAGACAACGTCAAGCTGATCGGTGAAGCGTTGTTCAGCCAGTATGTGATTCCGTTTGAGCTCGTGTCGGTGGTGCTGATCGTGGCACTGGTCGGCGCGATCACGCTCGCGAACAAGGAGGAGAAAAAATAA
- the nuoK gene encoding NADH-quinone oxidoreductase subunit NuoK, with protein MMLSVEQFLTLGAILFCIGLFGALTKRNIIIVLVSVELMLTAVNINLLTFARYGLTPSINGQIFTLFVMTIAAAEVAVGLAILIALYRNRNTSDVRDQDLMKW; from the coding sequence ATAATGCTGAGTGTCGAGCAGTTTTTAACCCTTGGCGCGATTCTCTTCTGCATCGGACTGTTTGGCGCTTTGACCAAGCGCAACATCATCATCGTCCTCGTATCGGTCGAGTTGATGCTCACCGCCGTGAACATCAACTTGCTCACGTTTGCACGTTACGGCCTCACCCCGTCGATCAACGGTCAGATTTTCACGTTGTTCGTCATGACGATCGCGGCGGCGGAAGTCGCAGTCGGTCTTGCAATTTTGATCGCGCTTTACCGCAACCGCAACACCAGCGATGTGCGGGATCAGGATCTCATGAAGTGGTAA
- the nuoL gene encoding NADH-quinone oxidoreductase subunit L, which translates to MVQNAWVIPLFPLVAYVLLFVLGRRAQEGIVTAISVLAALAGFLVSLLILSDVSANGAQAPYVFHWLTVGQHSLSMGFEVTPLNAMMLTVVTFISTLVLLFSKGYLHGDARYSVFYQYLNLFIFSMLGLVISPNLLQVYIFWELVGLCSFLLVGFWYFKPEAAAAAKKAFIVTRIGDVGLFIGIVLIYVATGTFEYSGVFEAFQAKKFAIDWISPEHLITLVGILVFIGAMGKSAQFPLHTWLPDAMEGPTPVSALIHAATMVAAGVYLVARAFPIFEASPDTLTVIGIIGGITAIFAALIGLTQNDIKRVVAYSTVSQLGYMVMALGVSAYTASTFHLMTHAFFKALLFLASGSVIHAIHHNQDIRKMGGLWKKLPLTGWTFLIGALALSGIPPFAGFWSKDEILLGALNSGHYVLFTLALIAAFCTAFYIFRVFFMTFTGEFRGDKEVYDHAHESGPVMSIPLVLLSIMAVVVGFLNSPLMDHAFEHFLFKGGEEIGNVYEANWGLAGLATLVALAGIGLAYLMYKKQSIKPESLANGPLRPFYQLSLNKFYVDELYHVAIVKPVVWIGHILNFIDKWIVDGIVHLFGEGTFIGSLGLKYSQNGQVQTYGLVTLVGAVLLIGFAMYAVGGVK; encoded by the coding sequence ATGGTACAAAATGCCTGGGTTATACCCCTCTTTCCGCTGGTGGCCTACGTGCTCCTGTTCGTATTGGGGCGACGAGCGCAAGAGGGTATTGTAACAGCGATCAGCGTGCTGGCGGCACTCGCCGGCTTCCTTGTGTCCCTGTTGATTTTGTCGGATGTGAGCGCGAACGGCGCACAAGCACCGTACGTGTTCCACTGGCTGACGGTTGGCCAACACTCCTTGAGCATGGGCTTCGAAGTAACCCCGCTCAACGCGATGATGTTGACCGTCGTCACGTTCATCTCCACGCTGGTTCTGCTCTTCTCGAAGGGCTACCTGCACGGCGATGCGCGCTACTCGGTTTTCTATCAGTACTTGAACCTGTTTATCTTCTCGATGCTCGGTCTCGTCATCTCCCCGAACTTGCTGCAAGTCTACATCTTCTGGGAGTTGGTCGGTCTTTGCTCGTTCTTGCTCGTCGGTTTCTGGTATTTCAAACCGGAAGCGGCGGCGGCAGCGAAAAAGGCCTTCATCGTCACCCGAATCGGGGACGTCGGCCTGTTTATCGGGATCGTGTTGATCTACGTTGCGACCGGTACGTTTGAGTACTCGGGCGTTTTCGAAGCGTTCCAAGCGAAAAAGTTTGCGATTGACTGGATCTCTCCGGAACACCTGATCACCCTCGTGGGGATCTTGGTCTTCATCGGGGCGATGGGGAAATCGGCGCAGTTCCCGCTTCACACCTGGTTGCCGGACGCAATGGAAGGTCCGACTCCGGTATCTGCGCTCATCCACGCCGCCACCATGGTTGCAGCGGGTGTTTATCTCGTCGCCCGCGCGTTCCCGATCTTCGAAGCATCTCCCGACACGCTGACCGTAATCGGCATCATCGGGGGCATCACGGCGATCTTCGCCGCGTTGATCGGTCTCACGCAAAACGACATCAAGCGCGTGGTTGCGTACTCGACCGTTTCGCAGCTCGGGTACATGGTCATGGCACTGGGCGTTTCGGCGTACACCGCTTCGACGTTCCACCTGATGACCCACGCGTTCTTCAAAGCTCTGCTCTTCTTGGCTTCCGGTTCGGTCATTCATGCGATTCACCACAACCAAGACATTCGCAAGATGGGTGGTCTGTGGAAGAAACTGCCGTTGACCGGTTGGACGTTCCTGATCGGGGCGCTCGCACTGTCCGGGATTCCGCCGTTTGCCGGCTTCTGGTCCAAGGACGAGATCTTGCTCGGTGCGCTGAACTCCGGCCACTACGTGTTGTTCACGCTGGCGTTGATCGCGGCGTTCTGCACGGCGTTCTATATCTTCCGCGTGTTCTTCATGACCTTCACGGGCGAGTTCCGCGGGGACAAGGAAGTCTACGATCATGCACACGAATCCGGTCCGGTGATGTCGATTCCGCTCGTGTTGCTCTCGATCATGGCGGTTGTCGTCGGGTTCTTGAACTCTCCGCTGATGGATCATGCGTTTGAACACTTCCTGTTCAAAGGCGGCGAAGAAATCGGCAACGTGTACGAAGCGAACTGGGGTCTGGCAGGTCTGGCCACTCTGGTCGCGCTGGCGGGGATCGGACTTGCGTACCTCATGTACAAAAAGCAATCGATCAAGCCGGAAAGCTTGGCAAACGGTCCGCTGCGTCCGTTCTACCAACTTTCGCTCAACAAGTTCTATGTGGATGAACTGTACCATGTTGCGATCGTGAAACCGGTCGTCTGGATCGGTCACATCCTCAACTTCATCGACAAATGGATCGTCGACGGCATCGTTCACCTGTTTGGTGAAGGAACGTTCATCGGCTCGCTGGGCCTCAAGTACTCCCAGAACGGTCAAGTGCAAACCTACGGGTTGGTCACTTTGGTCGGGGCGGTGCTGTTGATCGGCTTTGCGATGTATGCAGTAGGGGGGGTTAAGTAG